A single genomic interval of Nitrospirota bacterium harbors:
- a CDS encoding Cache 3/Cache 2 fusion domain-containing protein, which yields MRNISIRAKLALWGTGTIVVSALAMVAVGLWEGNVFSGKARVEAEKLIDADLDHITEGVYNIIKSQDESIQQKVNHDLNVARYVLKREGEVALIDGTTTWNAVNQFTGKAQSVQLPKMAVGRKWLGQNNKLVVETPVVDTVKRLVGGTATIFQRMNSQGDIVRVATNVENSDKTRAIGTYIPAVNPDGQPNPVVSTVMRGETYRGLAYVVNAWYVTAYEPIKDRSGRIIGVLYVGVRQENIESLRQAIMQVKIGKTGYVFVLGGKGNNRGKYIISKRGERDGADIWDEKDAKGNLVVQSILKRALNLKPGEFASERYLWRNPDDTGPRWKIARLAYYEPWDWVIGASVYEDELQKSLFVITAGYRKMVYGFLLVALCVSVLGGIFTWFYARHLTAPITVVTNEATRITLEEFPRLVTTMQSVEQGDLTVSFHFETKSVDIHSEDEIGMMAEAFNSMNIVLESVGKSFTQMIANLRELTNRLEERVEERTTELRESESKLSDIVSFLPDATLVIDREGKVLAWNRAIEALTGIKAEEMIGKSNYEYALPFYGERRPILVDLALMPFEKLDNAAYASLRRTGEALTGEVFTPSLPGGGRYLLGTARPLYDSKGAVDGAIEIIHDITDRRLSEEELKKAKEAAESANQAKTDFLNTVSHELRTPLTSILGFAKIIRKKFDETIFPAIRIEDKKTEKSIRQVRGNIDIILTEGERLTNLINDVLDLAKMEAGRTEWKMETLRVEEIVDRAQSAAASLFEQKGLSLIRDIEKDLPAVTGDMDRYIQVMLNLISNAVKFTPQGSVTCAARKMNNEIVLSVTDSGIGIAEEDQPKVFEKFKQVGDTLTDKPSGTGLGLPICREIIEHFGGRIWVESEPGKGSTFSFTIPLGQVYTDVANLDMNTLVQRLRDHVATIPIVGGHAEKTVLIVDDDLSIRQLLRQELEADGYKVSEAADGLEGVRKAKAGSPDLIILDVMMPQMNGFDAAAVLKNDPLTMHIPIIILSIVEDKERGYRLGVDRYFSKPVNTEKLLSEIGVLISEGVSKKKVMVVDENESTAKTLKEVLEAKGYTVVSACTGKECVEKAISERPDMVIIDTLLPDTHDIVRTLRFEKGLEHIYFLFVEGSRK from the coding sequence ATGCGCAATATCAGTATAAGGGCCAAACTTGCACTCTGGGGGACCGGGACCATCGTCGTCTCGGCTCTTGCGATGGTTGCGGTCGGTTTATGGGAGGGCAATGTCTTCAGCGGCAAGGCGAGAGTGGAGGCCGAAAAGCTGATAGACGCCGACCTCGACCATATCACAGAAGGCGTTTACAATATCATCAAGTCACAGGATGAATCGATCCAGCAGAAGGTCAACCACGATCTGAATGTGGCGAGATACGTGCTGAAACGTGAGGGCGAGGTTGCTCTTATCGATGGGACGACGACCTGGAACGCCGTCAATCAGTTTACGGGGAAAGCTCAATCGGTGCAGCTGCCGAAAATGGCGGTCGGCAGGAAGTGGCTCGGACAGAATAATAAGCTTGTTGTTGAAACTCCGGTTGTCGATACGGTCAAGCGCCTGGTAGGCGGCACTGCAACGATATTCCAGCGGATGAACAGCCAGGGCGACATCGTGCGTGTGGCAACAAACGTTGAGAACTCTGACAAGACGAGGGCCATAGGCACCTATATACCGGCTGTTAACCCCGATGGACAGCCCAACCCGGTGGTTTCGACGGTCATGCGGGGGGAAACCTATCGGGGCCTCGCCTATGTTGTCAACGCATGGTATGTTACCGCCTATGAGCCGATTAAGGACCGCAGCGGCAGGATTATCGGCGTACTGTACGTCGGAGTGAGGCAGGAAAATATCGAATCGCTCAGACAGGCAATAATGCAGGTCAAAATAGGCAAGACCGGCTATGTCTTCGTTCTCGGAGGAAAAGGCAACAACCGGGGGAAGTACATCATTTCCAAGAGGGGTGAGCGTGACGGGGCTGACATATGGGACGAAAAAGACGCAAAGGGCAACCTTGTAGTCCAGTCCATCCTGAAGAGGGCGCTGAATTTGAAACCCGGGGAGTTCGCCTCTGAACGTTATTTATGGCGCAACCCCGATGATACGGGACCCCGCTGGAAGATCGCCAGGCTGGCCTACTATGAGCCGTGGGATTGGGTGATAGGGGCGTCGGTGTATGAGGATGAGCTGCAAAAATCTCTTTTTGTCATTACCGCCGGCTATAGGAAAATGGTCTATGGCTTCCTGCTCGTTGCGCTCTGCGTGTCTGTCCTTGGCGGTATTTTTACGTGGTTTTATGCCAGACATCTTACTGCTCCAATCACGGTCGTCACCAACGAGGCTACGAGGATTACCCTGGAGGAATTTCCCCGGCTTGTGACTACAATGCAATCGGTTGAACAGGGTGACCTCACGGTCAGTTTTCATTTCGAGACGAAATCAGTAGACATACATTCAGAAGACGAAATCGGTATGATGGCCGAAGCCTTCAACAGTATGAACATAGTCCTGGAATCTGTCGGTAAATCGTTTACACAGATGATCGCAAATCTGAGGGAACTCACGAACCGGCTTGAGGAGAGGGTCGAGGAACGTACAACCGAACTCAGGGAGTCCGAAAGCAAGCTTTCCGATATTGTAAGCTTTCTGCCGGACGCCACCCTCGTCATAGACCGCGAGGGCAAGGTCCTTGCCTGGAACAGGGCTATCGAGGCACTGACCGGGATCAAGGCGGAGGAGATGATCGGCAAGAGCAATTATGAGTATGCGCTTCCTTTTTACGGGGAGCGTCGGCCTATTCTCGTTGACCTGGCCTTAATGCCGTTTGAGAAACTCGATAACGCAGCGTATGCCAGTCTCCGGCGTACAGGGGAAGCGCTTACCGGAGAAGTCTTTACGCCAAGTCTGCCTGGGGGTGGCCGCTATCTCCTGGGGACTGCCCGGCCGCTCTACGATTCAAAAGGCGCTGTAGACGGTGCGATCGAAATAATTCATGACATCACAGACCGGCGGTTGTCGGAAGAGGAACTCAAAAAGGCGAAGGAGGCCGCTGAGTCGGCCAATCAGGCAAAAACAGACTTTTTAAATACCGTATCCCATGAGCTGCGCACCCCGCTGACCTCGATCCTCGGGTTTGCCAAGATTATTCGCAAAAAGTTTGATGAAACGATATTCCCGGCAATACGCATAGAGGACAAGAAAACCGAAAAGTCCATACGTCAGGTCAGGGGCAATATCGATATTATCCTGACTGAGGGTGAGCGGCTGACAAATCTGATAAACGACGTTTTGGATTTGGCAAAGATGGAGGCAGGCAGGACCGAATGGAAAATGGAAACGTTGCGTGTTGAAGAGATTGTCGACCGTGCACAGTCGGCAGCAGCTTCCCTGTTCGAGCAGAAAGGGCTCAGCTTGATCAGGGACATAGAGAAAGACCTCCCGGCAGTAACCGGTGACATGGACAGATATATCCAGGTGATGCTGAACCTTATTTCTAATGCGGTAAAGTTTACTCCGCAGGGTTCGGTTACCTGCGCTGCACGAAAGATGAACAATGAAATAGTATTGAGCGTAACTGATTCAGGCATTGGTATTGCGGAGGAAGACCAGCCGAAGGTGTTTGAAAAATTCAAGCAGGTTGGAGACACGCTCACCGATAAACCCTCCGGCACCGGACTGGGCCTTCCCATATGCAGGGAGATCATAGAGCATTTCGGCGGCAGGATATGGGTCGAGAGTGAGCCGGGGAAAGGCAGTACATTCTCATTTACGATTCCGCTTGGGCAGGTTTATACAGACGTTGCAAACCTGGACATGAATACACTCGTGCAGCGCCTCAGAGACCATGTCGCAACGATCCCGATCGTGGGGGGGCATGCTGAAAAGACGGTGCTTATCGTGGATGACGATCTGTCCATTCGTCAGCTTCTCAGACAGGAGCTGGAGGCGGACGGTTATAAGGTGAGCGAAGCTGCCGACGGACTGGAAGGTGTGCGAAAGGCAAAGGCCGGCTCGCCCGACCTGATTATCCTTGATGTGATGATGCCGCAGATGAACGGATTTGATGCAGCGGCGGTGCTTAAGAATGACCCCTTGACCATGCATATCCCTATTATTATCCTGTCGATAGTCGAAGACAAAGAGAGGGGATACCGTCTTGGCGTTGACCGGTATTTCAGCAAGCCGGTAAACACGGAGAAGTTGCTCAGTGAGATCGGGGTCCTCATATCCGAGGGTGTGTCGAAGAAGAAGGTCATGGTTGTGGATGAAAACGAGTCAACGGCCAAGACGCTGAAAGAGGTCCTTGAGGCAAAGGGGTACACGGTTGTTTCTGCGTGCACCGGCAAAGAATGTGTAGAAAAGGCCATCTCCGAGAGGCCGGATATGGTTATCATAGATACGTTGCTTCCGGATACTCACGATATCGTGAGGACTCTGAGGTTTGAAAAAGGATTGGAACATATCTATTTTCTCTTTGTGGAAGGCAGCAGGAAATAA
- a CDS encoding response regulator — translation MSKKLLIVDDEPHIRLLLEQTVEELEDEGVEILIADNGESALEIIRRERPGIVFLDVMMPKMNGFDVCNMVKKEEPIDGIYIVLLTAKGQEFDKKKGGEVGADRYMTKPFNPDEILAIAAEVLGIELEK, via the coding sequence ATGTCAAAGAAGTTATTGATCGTAGATGATGAACCCCATATACGTCTTCTTCTCGAACAAACCGTCGAGGAGCTTGAAGACGAGGGGGTGGAAATACTGATTGCGGACAACGGGGAGTCCGCCCTTGAGATAATCAGACGCGAGAGGCCGGGGATCGTCTTCCTCGATGTGATGATGCCGAAGATGAATGGCTTCGACGTATGCAATATGGTAAAAAAAGAAGAACCGATCGATGGCATCTATATCGTGTTGCTGACCGCGAAAGGGCAGGAGTTCGACAAAAAAAAGGGGGGCGAAGTCGGCGCCGACAGATACATGACAAAGCCCTTCAATCCGGATGAAATACTTGCTATCGCCGCAGAGGTTTTGGGGATTGAGTTAGAAAAATAG
- the maf gene encoding septum formation inhibitor Maf yields MSEQRTIILASASPRRKELLSLIGLKFRVDVSDYEEDLGLKLKPHELAQYLSFEKARAVADKHRDAVIIAADTFIVFRGKLLGKPHTHKEAMRMLTLLNGKSHSVITGYTVFDTNTGKKSSRSIETKVWFRKMADAELRAYVRTEEPLDKAGAYAIQGIGSLIVKKIEGDYFNVIGLPVSSLAATLKKFGINVLDC; encoded by the coding sequence ATGTCTGAGCAGAGGACGATCATCCTGGCATCGGCATCGCCCCGCCGCAAAGAACTCCTTTCGCTCATCGGCCTGAAATTCAGGGTCGATGTGAGCGACTATGAAGAAGACCTTGGGCTTAAGCTCAAGCCCCATGAGCTCGCCCAATATCTCTCTTTCGAAAAAGCCAGGGCAGTTGCAGATAAGCATAGGGATGCTGTTATTATCGCGGCAGACACCTTCATTGTTTTTAGGGGTAAACTGTTGGGCAAACCGCATACACATAAAGAAGCCATGCGGATGCTCACCCTGCTCAATGGCAAATCGCATTCAGTCATAACAGGATATACGGTCTTTGATACCAATACCGGAAAGAAATCTTCCCGCTCGATAGAAACGAAGGTCTGGTTCAGGAAGATGGCGGATGCTGAACTACGGGCATACGTCAGAACAGAAGAGCCACTGGACAAGGCAGGCGCGTACGCGATTCAGGGGATCGGTTCTCTTATTGTGAAAAAGATCGAGGGCGATTATTTCAATGTTATCGGTCTGCCTGTTTCAAGCCTTGCAGCTACCCTGAAGAAGTTCGGGATAAACGTATTAGACTGCTAG
- a CDS encoding NAD(P)/FAD-dependent oxidoreductase, producing the protein MKKDVIIIGAGASGLVCAIEAGKRGRSVLVIDHTQKIGSKIRVSGGGRCNFTNRHVSPEHYISQNRHFCKSALSRYMPEEFISLLRKHRVSYHEKEAGQLFCDTTSAEIIIMLRAECEKAAAEFRLGCSIREITHNHLFTVETDKGSFQAESLVIATGGLSYPKLGASDFGIRVAEQFKINVISPRPGLVPLTFSHKELEIFRELSGVSIDAEVSINKVSFRGSLLFTHRGLSGPAILQISSYWNKGELLSIDLLPGTDAHDMLLAHSQSRKDIKTVLSQYLPSRFIQAWCSNYLRTKPVCQFTEKELGETAEKLHAWQIKPSGTEGYAAAEVTVGGIDTNEVSSKTMETKKVPGLYIVGEVLDVTGQLGGYNLHWAWASGHAAGQYV; encoded by the coding sequence ATGAAAAAAGACGTCATCATCATAGGGGCCGGGGCATCCGGACTCGTCTGCGCAATAGAGGCAGGAAAGCGCGGGAGATCTGTTCTTGTCATTGACCATACCCAAAAGATCGGGAGCAAGATCAGGGTATCAGGCGGCGGCAGGTGCAATTTTACGAACCGGCATGTCTCACCGGAGCACTATATTTCGCAGAACCGGCATTTCTGTAAATCTGCGCTTTCCCGCTATATGCCGGAAGAATTCATCTCCCTGCTCAGGAAACACAGGGTATCGTATCACGAGAAAGAAGCAGGCCAGCTCTTCTGCGATACGACCTCAGCTGAGATCATCATAATGCTCAGGGCAGAATGCGAAAAAGCGGCTGCAGAATTTCGACTGGGCTGCAGTATCAGGGAGATTACGCATAATCACCTGTTCACCGTCGAAACTGACAAAGGGTCATTTCAGGCCGAATCACTCGTCATCGCCACAGGTGGGTTGTCATATCCCAAACTCGGGGCTTCCGACTTCGGCATCAGAGTCGCAGAACAGTTCAAGATCAACGTTATATCACCACGGCCCGGTCTTGTGCCGCTCACTTTTTCACATAAGGAATTGGAGATTTTCAGGGAACTGAGCGGTGTATCGATCGATGCGGAAGTCAGTATAAACAAGGTATCTTTTCGGGGCAGTCTCCTTTTCACGCATCGCGGGCTGAGCGGTCCGGCCATACTCCAGATATCCTCATACTGGAACAAAGGTGAGCTGCTCTCCATCGATCTTCTGCCCGGAACTGATGCTCATGATATGCTGCTTGCACACAGTCAGAGCAGAAAAGATATCAAGACAGTGCTCTCTCAATATCTGCCCTCTCGCTTCATTCAGGCATGGTGCAGCAATTATCTCCGGACAAAACCTGTCTGCCAGTTTACCGAAAAAGAACTTGGGGAAACTGCCGAAAAGCTCCATGCATGGCAGATCAAGCCCTCCGGCACCGAAGGGTATGCTGCGGCAGAGGTGACCGTTGGCGGAATCGATACGAATGAGGTATCATCCAAGACCATGGAAACAAAGAAAGTTCCGGGCCTGTACATTGTCGGCGAGGTCCTTGACGTGACCGGCCAGCTCGGCGGATACAACCTTCATTGGGCATGGGCGTCAGGTCATGCCGCAGGACAGTATGTCTGA
- a CDS encoding radical SAM protein gives MYSPFRHVSSIFSKTRPIHLTFFITRKCNAKCPFCFHLRSEDAQTASDQELSSEEIRKFSSSLGNLLWLAFSGGEIYLRDDLPEISRIFYKNNKPSIMLFPTNGMLPGRIREMTEQILKDCSKSIIAVKLSLDGLNETHDRLRNTPGSFSKTIETYQRLKDLLDPYPNFELGINTVFCSGNQDHMDEIIDFVGSMESIKTHTISLVRGNLSDKGFINIDRSKYQHAIGRLEENLKKKESAKKYRFQGARIKAAQDILQRSLISRTHEAQKQLIPCYAGALNVVLEETGEVFPCEILRRSLGNIRDYGYDIQKLLRSDRAKAILNSIRDSQCYCTHECYFMTNILFNPRLYPALAREYLQIR, from the coding sequence ATGTATTCTCCCTTCCGTCATGTAAGCTCCATCTTCAGCAAAACAAGGCCAATCCATCTTACGTTCTTCATAACGCGCAAGTGTAATGCCAAATGTCCTTTCTGCTTTCATCTCAGATCTGAAGATGCCCAGACCGCCTCTGACCAGGAACTCTCTTCTGAGGAGATCAGGAAGTTTTCGTCATCTCTGGGCAATCTGCTCTGGCTTGCCTTCTCGGGCGGAGAGATCTATCTCAGGGATGATCTCCCCGAGATTAGCAGGATCTTCTACAAAAACAATAAGCCTTCGATCATGCTTTTTCCTACCAACGGTATGCTTCCCGGCCGCATCAGGGAAATGACGGAGCAGATACTTAAAGACTGTTCAAAGAGCATTATCGCGGTGAAACTCTCGCTGGACGGACTGAATGAGACACACGACAGACTGCGTAATACTCCCGGCAGTTTTTCAAAAACCATCGAGACCTACCAAAGACTCAAGGACCTTCTTGACCCGTATCCCAACTTTGAACTGGGCATCAATACGGTCTTCTGCTCGGGAAACCAGGACCACATGGATGAGATCATTGATTTTGTGGGCAGCATGGAGAGCATAAAGACCCATACTATCTCCCTAGTCAGGGGAAACCTGTCTGATAAGGGCTTTATCAATATTGACCGAAGTAAGTATCAACACGCAATCGGGCGGCTTGAAGAAAACCTGAAGAAAAAAGAATCGGCAAAAAAATATCGGTTTCAGGGTGCGCGCATCAAGGCAGCGCAGGACATCCTTCAACGCAGTCTCATCTCCCGGACTCATGAAGCGCAGAAACAGCTGATCCCCTGTTATGCAGGGGCGTTAAACGTTGTTCTTGAGGAAACCGGAGAGGTTTTCCCTTGCGAAATCCTGAGGAGAAGCCTGGGGAATATCAGGGATTACGGGTATGATATTCAGAAGCTTCTCCGCTCAGACAGGGCAAAGGCAATACTGAACAGCATCAGAGACAGCCAGTGCTACTGCACCCACGAATGCTACTTTATGACCAACATCCTCTTTAATCCGCGTCTGTATCCCGCCCTTGCCCGTGAATATCTGCAGATCAGGTAG
- a CDS encoding glycosyltransferase: MSTLLSVIIPNHNGSAFIEACLKALFSARPRPFEVIVVDDCSTDNSIELINRFPCRLIRLDRQEGASKARNTGAGNSLGNALFFIDVDCVVQDDTILHAIHAFDRNKEHVIGGSYTPIAFDDTFFSTFQSIFINYSELRRPEPDYIAGHALVIGRDNFQRSGGFPEDFGPVMEDVEFSHRLRRSGQRLRMDKAILVRHIFNYNLGTSLSNAFRKSKYWIAYSIGNRDLMADSGTASIELKFTVFCASLLWFFFLCLIISPDTFYLAGMSIVFAFDLVVSRSLIRAFFREKGRAFGIKAALYYAVVYPLAVAAGGAAGVAYYVQARRKAA; encoded by the coding sequence ATGAGTACACTGCTCTCGGTAATCATTCCCAACCATAACGGCAGCGCCTTTATCGAAGCCTGCCTGAAGGCATTATTTTCTGCGAGGCCGCGGCCCTTTGAGGTGATCGTTGTCGATGACTGCTCTACGGATAATTCGATTGAATTAATCAACAGGTTCCCCTGCCGTCTGATCCGGCTCGACAGGCAGGAAGGCGCATCAAAGGCGCGCAATACCGGCGCAGGAAACAGCCTCGGAAACGCTCTCTTCTTTATCGATGTAGACTGCGTTGTCCAGGACGATACAATCCTGCATGCGATACATGCCTTTGACAGGAACAAGGAGCATGTCATCGGAGGAAGCTACACACCAATTGCCTTTGACGACACCTTTTTCAGCACTTTCCAATCCATATTCATCAATTATTCAGAGCTCAGAAGACCGGAACCTGACTATATTGCAGGCCATGCACTGGTAATAGGCCGCGACAACTTTCAAAGGAGCGGCGGCTTTCCCGAGGACTTTGGACCGGTCATGGAGGATGTGGAATTCAGCCACAGGCTGAGGCGTTCGGGACAACGTCTCCGCATGGACAAAGCGATATTGGTCAGGCATATCTTCAACTATAATCTGGGCACATCCCTCAGCAATGCCTTCAGAAAATCAAAATACTGGATAGCCTACTCCATAGGCAACAGGGACCTTATGGCAGATTCGGGAACCGCATCGATCGAACTGAAATTCACGGTTTTCTGCGCTTCCCTCTTATGGTTCTTTTTCCTCTGTCTTATCATCTCTCCTGACACCTTTTATCTGGCCGGCATGAGCATAGTCTTCGCCTTTGATCTTGTGGTCAGCAGGTCTCTGATCAGGGCCTTTTTCAGGGAAAAAGGGCGTGCATTCGGCATCAAGGCAGCGCTCTATTATGCAGTGGTCTACCCTCTGGCTGTTGCGGCCGGCGGCGCAGCAGGCGTGGCCTATTATGTTCAGGCAAGAAGGAAAGCGGCATAA
- a CDS encoding triose-phosphate isomerase has translation MKSFIAANWKMNKTIAETREFLRDFIPEVMNAAEVDIIIAPPFTSLAAAGEALKGTNVQLASQDMFWEEKGAYTGEISPAMLLDAGCRHVIIGHSERRQYFHEDDSVINKKVKAAKKAGLGVIFCCGESLEEREAGKTFDVIGREVEKGLEGVAADNLVVAYEPIWAIGTGRTASPEQAQEVHAFIRERLRKLYGSAAEEIRILYGGSVTPENIEILMACKDVNGGLVGGASLKPDSFAKLVCYKKEK, from the coding sequence ATGAAAAGTTTTATCGCAGCGAACTGGAAAATGAACAAGACGATTGCCGAGACTCGGGAGTTTCTGCGCGATTTTATCCCTGAGGTGATGAACGCGGCTGAGGTCGATATCATTATCGCTCCTCCCTTCACTTCTTTGGCTGCTGCCGGAGAGGCCCTGAAGGGAACGAATGTTCAGCTTGCGTCCCAGGACATGTTCTGGGAGGAAAAGGGTGCATATACCGGAGAGATTTCTCCTGCCATGCTCCTTGATGCAGGCTGCAGACATGTCATCATCGGCCACTCGGAGAGACGCCAGTATTTTCATGAGGACGACAGTGTGATTAATAAAAAGGTCAAGGCGGCAAAAAAGGCCGGTCTCGGCGTAATATTCTGCTGCGGCGAGTCTCTTGAGGAGCGTGAAGCGGGCAAGACCTTTGACGTGATCGGCCGTGAGGTCGAGAAGGGTCTTGAAGGTGTTGCCGCTGATAACCTGGTTGTGGCCTATGAGCCTATCTGGGCGATCGGGACAGGCAGGACTGCTTCGCCTGAGCAGGCCCAGGAGGTCCATGCCTTTATCAGGGAGCGTCTCCGGAAATTATATGGCAGCGCTGCCGAAGAAATCCGCATCCTTTATGGCGGAAGCGTGACACCGGAGAACATAGAGATTCTGATGGCTTGCAAGGATGTTAACGGCGGCCTTGTTGGCGGTGCAAGTCTTAAGCCCGACAGTTTTGCTAAATTAGTCTGTTATAAAAAGGAGAAGTAA
- the secG gene encoding preprotein translocase subunit SecG, with amino-acid sequence MLSTLVLIVHLIVSLFLIVIVLIQGGKGSEMGAAFGGSSQTLFGARGAATFFSKLTTVAAVVFMISSFLLAIVQSRSGSIMNSVPAATQQQQSNIPQGATGPVQGQPAQPAQQSAPAAPAK; translated from the coding sequence ATGCTTTCAACATTGGTTTTGATCGTGCATCTTATTGTCAGTTTATTCCTTATCGTGATCGTGCTTATTCAGGGAGGCAAAGGGTCTGAGATGGGCGCGGCGTTTGGCGGTTCAAGCCAGACGTTGTTTGGCGCGCGGGGAGCCGCGACCTTCTTCAGCAAGCTCACAACCGTTGCGGCTGTTGTATTTATGATCTCGTCTTTTCTTCTTGCAATAGTCCAGTCAAGAAGCGGTTCGATCATGAATTCTGTTCCTGCCGCTACTCAACAGCAGCAGAGCAACATCCCTCAGGGAGCTACCGGCCCTGTACAGGGTCAGCCAGCACAACCTGCTCAACAGTCCGCACCTGCAGCCCCTGCGAAATAG
- a CDS encoding hemerythrin family protein, with protein sequence MAIEWTEDLATGVSRIDAQHQELFRRINSLLEACNKGKGKEEVIPVVKFLEDYVVTHFAEEEKQMIHFNYPEYEHHKAEHLKFMENFSKVKDHLKADSIGLTAVIMTNQLVIDWLRSHIRRIDRELGSFLKTKPLA encoded by the coding sequence ATGGCAATAGAATGGACTGAAGATTTGGCAACCGGAGTGTCACGCATTGATGCCCAGCACCAGGAACTATTTCGAAGGATCAATAGCCTTCTCGAAGCCTGCAATAAGGGAAAGGGCAAGGAAGAGGTCATTCCCGTCGTCAAGTTTCTGGAGGATTATGTCGTGACCCATTTCGCCGAAGAAGAAAAACAGATGATTCATTTCAATTACCCTGAGTATGAACATCACAAGGCCGAGCATCTGAAATTTATGGAGAACTTCTCAAAAGTAAAAGATCATCTGAAAGCCGACAGCATCGGTCTTACTGCGGTCATCATGACAAATCAGCTCGTTATCGATTGGCTGAGAAGTCATATCCGCAGGATCGACCGGGAGCTTGGTTCATTCCTTAAAACAAAACCGCTTGCCTGA
- the ccoS gene encoding cbb3-type cytochrome oxidase assembly protein CcoS encodes MWTLIFLIFLSLVLGIGAWLFFIWAVKSGQYDDPEGPKYRMMDDDDDEHGTSA; translated from the coding sequence ATGTGGACCCTCATTTTTCTGATCTTTCTTTCCCTTGTGCTTGGTATCGGGGCCTGGCTCTTTTTTATCTGGGCCGTCAAAAGCGGTCAGTATGATGATCCTGAGGGTCCAAAATACCGGATGATGGATGACGATGATGACGAGCATGGGACATCGGCTTAG